From Pseudomonas putida, one genomic window encodes:
- a CDS encoding exonuclease domain-containing protein, whose translation MGHWLVIDLEATTDDGGWPVTEMEIIEIGASLVTREGREVDHFQRFVRPRRRPQLTPFCRELTHISQASVDSAAPFPEVWARFERWLGHHRGQLQAWVSWGDYDRQQLLQEWQQHELDSLLHNLPHINLKQRFAKARHLQRPMGLNGALQLAGMHFCGQQHRALEDARNTARLLPLSLPGI comes from the coding sequence ATGGGCCACTGGTTGGTAATCGACCTGGAAGCCACCACCGACGACGGTGGCTGGCCGGTGACGGAGATGGAAATCATTGAAATCGGCGCCAGCCTGGTGACCCGTGAAGGCCGCGAAGTGGACCACTTCCAGCGCTTCGTGCGGCCCAGGCGGCGGCCGCAACTGACGCCGTTCTGCCGAGAACTGACTCATATCAGCCAGGCCAGCGTGGACAGCGCGGCGCCATTTCCCGAGGTATGGGCGCGTTTCGAACGCTGGCTGGGGCACCACCGTGGGCAATTGCAGGCCTGGGTCAGCTGGGGTGATTACGATCGCCAGCAATTGCTTCAGGAATGGCAGCAACATGAGCTCGATAGCCTGTTGCACAACCTGCCGCATATCAACCTCAAGCAGCGCTTCGCCAAGGCTCGTCACCTGCAGCGCCCGATGGGCCTGAACGGTGCCCTGCAACTGGCCGGCATGCACTTTTGCGGGCAGCAGCACCGGGCGCTGGAGGATGCCCGCAATACCGCGCGGCTATTGCCCTTGAGCCTGCCGGGCATTTGA
- a CDS encoding pyrimidine/purine nucleoside phosphorylase, whose product MFKVNEYFDGTVKSIAFEGTEGPATVGVMAPGEYEFGTAKREIMHVVSGALTVKLPGSDNWETFNAGDKFNVAADSKFQLKVAVDTAYLCEYRD is encoded by the coding sequence ATGTTCAAGGTCAACGAGTACTTCGATGGTACCGTCAAGTCGATCGCCTTCGAAGGCACTGAAGGCCCGGCCACCGTCGGTGTCATGGCACCGGGCGAATACGAGTTCGGCACCGCCAAGCGCGAAATCATGCACGTGGTTTCCGGTGCGCTGACCGTCAAGCTGCCAGGCAGCGACAACTGGGAAACCTTCAACGCGGGCGACAAGTTCAATGTGGCTGCCGACAGCAAGTTCCAGCTCAAGGTAGCGGTAGACACTGCCTACCTGTGCGAGTACCGCGACTAA
- a CDS encoding alpha/beta family hydrolase — MINGQRAGIDGDQWAKIGNVPGLHCNPPHTPQDGRAAACLILAHGAGAPMDSGFMDEMAQRLAALGVGVVRFEFPYMAERRAGGGKRPPNPQKVLLECWREVYRQVRPLVTGKLAIGGKSMGGRMASLLADELGADALVCLGYPFYAVGKPEKPRVEHLAGLQTPTLIVQGERDALGNREAVQGYALSPSIEVSWLVAGDHDLKPLKASGFSHEQHLQAAAEQVAEFLLR; from the coding sequence ATGATTAATGGGCAACGTGCCGGTATTGACGGGGATCAATGGGCGAAGATCGGAAATGTCCCAGGCTTGCACTGCAATCCGCCGCACACGCCGCAAGATGGCAGAGCGGCGGCGTGCCTGATCCTGGCCCATGGCGCTGGCGCGCCAATGGACAGCGGGTTCATGGACGAAATGGCGCAAAGGCTGGCGGCGCTTGGCGTCGGGGTGGTTCGCTTCGAGTTCCCCTACATGGCCGAGCGCAGGGCAGGGGGTGGCAAGCGGCCACCTAATCCACAGAAGGTGCTGCTCGAATGCTGGCGCGAGGTGTACCGGCAGGTGCGACCTTTGGTCACGGGCAAGCTGGCGATTGGCGGCAAGTCAATGGGCGGGCGCATGGCCAGCCTGCTGGCTGACGAGTTGGGTGCTGACGCGCTGGTGTGCCTGGGTTATCCGTTCTATGCCGTGGGCAAACCGGAAAAACCGAGGGTCGAACATTTGGCAGGCTTGCAGACGCCGACGTTGATCGTGCAGGGCGAGCGGGATGCGCTGGGCAATCGTGAGGCGGTGCAGGGGTATGCGCTGTCACCGTCGATCGAGGTCAGCTGGCTGGTGGCAGGCGACCATGACCTGAAGCCGCTGAAAGCCTCGGGGTTCAGCCATGAGCAGCATTTGCAGGCGGCGGCTGAGCAGGTTGCGGAGTTTCTGTTGCGATAG
- the ccoN gene encoding cytochrome-c oxidase, cbb3-type subunit I, which translates to MNTTSSTAYNYKVVRQFAIMTVVWGIVGMGLGVFIAAQLAWPSLNFDLPWTSFGRLRPLHTNAVIFAFGGCALFATSYYSVQRTCQTTLFAPGLAAFTFWGWQLVILLAAITLPLGYTSSKEYAELEWPIDILITIVWVCYAIVFFGTLIKRTTKHIYVGNWFFGAFILTVAMLHIINNLELPVSLTKSYSVYAGATDAMVQWWYGHNAVGFFLTAGFLGMMYYYVPKQAERPVYSYRLSIVHFWALITLYIWAGPHHLHYTALPDWAQSLGMVMSLILLAPSWGGMINGMMTLSGAWHKLRSDPILRFLVVSLAFYGMSTFEGPMMAIKTVNALSHYTDWTIGHVHAGALGWVAMISIGALYHTIPQVFGKARMYSIGLINAHFWLATIGTVLYIASMWVNGIAQGLMWRAVNSDGTLTYSFVETLVASHPGFIVRFVGGAIFLSGMFLMAWNTWRTIRAPAAEAAPANAQLA; encoded by the coding sequence ATGAACACAACCAGCAGTACCGCCTATAACTATAAGGTGGTCCGCCAATTCGCCATCATGACGGTGGTGTGGGGAATCGTCGGGATGGGGCTCGGCGTCTTCATCGCCGCCCAGCTCGCCTGGCCTTCCCTGAATTTCGACCTCCCCTGGACCAGCTTCGGCCGCCTGCGCCCACTGCATACCAATGCGGTGATCTTCGCGTTCGGCGGCTGCGCACTGTTCGCCACCTCCTATTATTCGGTGCAACGCACCTGCCAGACCACCCTGTTCGCACCCGGCCTGGCCGCGTTCACCTTCTGGGGCTGGCAACTGGTCATCCTGCTGGCGGCCATCACCCTGCCGCTGGGTTACACCAGCTCCAAGGAATATGCCGAGCTGGAATGGCCGATCGACATCCTGATCACGATTGTCTGGGTCTGCTACGCCATCGTGTTCTTCGGGACCCTGATCAAGCGCACCACCAAGCATATCTACGTCGGCAACTGGTTCTTCGGCGCCTTCATCCTGACCGTGGCCATGCTGCACATCATCAACAACCTGGAGCTGCCGGTCAGCCTGACCAAGTCGTACTCAGTCTACGCGGGGGCCACCGACGCCATGGTGCAGTGGTGGTACGGCCACAACGCCGTGGGCTTCTTCCTCACTGCAGGCTTCCTGGGGATGATGTACTACTACGTGCCCAAGCAGGCCGAGCGCCCGGTGTATTCCTATCGCCTGTCGATCGTGCACTTCTGGGCGCTGATCACCCTGTACATCTGGGCAGGCCCCCATCACCTGCACTACACCGCGCTGCCCGACTGGGCGCAGTCGCTGGGCATGGTGATGTCGCTGATCCTGCTGGCCCCCAGCTGGGGCGGCATGATCAACGGCATGATGACCCTGTCCGGTGCCTGGCACAAACTGCGCAGCGACCCGATCCTGCGCTTTCTCGTGGTATCCCTGGCGTTTTACGGCATGTCCACCTTCGAAGGCCCGATGATGGCCATCAAGACCGTCAACGCCCTGTCCCACTACACCGACTGGACCATCGGCCACGTGCATGCCGGCGCCCTCGGCTGGGTGGCGATGATCTCGATCGGCGCGCTTTACCACACCATCCCGCAAGTGTTCGGCAAGGCACGCATGTACAGCATCGGCCTGATCAACGCGCACTTCTGGCTGGCCACCATCGGCACCGTGCTGTACATCGCCTCGATGTGGGTCAACGGCATCGCCCAGGGCCTGATGTGGCGCGCGGTGAACAGCGACGGCACGCTCACCTACTCGTTCGTGGAAACCCTGGTGGCCAGCCACCCGGGCTTCATCGTGCGTTTCGTCGGTGGCGCGATCTTCCTCAGTGGCATGTTCCTGATGGCCTGGAACACCTGGCGCACCATCCGTGCACCGGCCGCCGAGGCCGCCCCTGCCAACGCCCAGCTGGCCTGA
- the ccoO gene encoding cytochrome-c oxidase, cbb3-type subunit II, producing the protein MKHEVIEKNVGLLALLMVFAVSIGGLTQIVPLFFQDVTNKPVEGMKPYTALQLEGRDIYIREGCVGCHSQMIRPFRAETERYGHYSVAGESVWDHPFLWGSKRTGPDLARVGGRYSDDWHRAHLYNPRNVVPESKMPSYPWLVGQQVDNSHTDTKMRTLRTLGVPYTDQDIAGARDAVKGKTEMDALVAYLQVLGTAIKNKR; encoded by the coding sequence ATGAAACATGAAGTCATCGAGAAAAACGTTGGCCTGCTGGCCCTGTTGATGGTGTTCGCCGTCAGCATCGGCGGCCTGACCCAGATCGTCCCGCTGTTCTTCCAGGACGTCACCAACAAGCCGGTCGAAGGCATGAAGCCTTACACCGCGCTGCAGCTTGAAGGCCGCGACATCTACATCCGCGAAGGTTGCGTGGGCTGCCACTCGCAGATGATCCGCCCATTCCGCGCCGAGACCGAGCGCTACGGCCACTATTCGGTCGCGGGTGAAAGCGTGTGGGACCACCCGTTCCTGTGGGGCTCAAAACGCACCGGCCCGGACCTGGCCCGGGTCGGTGGGCGCTACTCCGACGACTGGCACCGCGCCCACCTGTACAACCCGCGCAACGTGGTACCGGAGTCGAAGATGCCGTCCTACCCATGGCTGGTCGGCCAGCAGGTCGACAACAGCCACACCGACACCAAGATGCGCACCCTGCGCACGCTGGGGGTGCCGTACACCGACCAGGACATTGCCGGTGCGCGTGATGCGGTCAAGGGCAAGACCGAGATGGACGCCCTGGTCGCCTACCTGCAGGTGCTCGGCACCGCGATCAAGAACAAGAGGTAA
- a CDS encoding cbb3-type cytochrome oxidase subunit 3 yields the protein MEMDIGMIRGVGTLVVMIAFIGLSLWVFNRRRDHDFAEARLLPFVDDRLPPAGQDTGMRSNPQ from the coding sequence ATGGAAATGGATATCGGCATGATCCGTGGCGTGGGCACCCTGGTGGTGATGATTGCCTTCATCGGCCTGTCGCTGTGGGTGTTCAACCGCCGCCGCGACCATGATTTCGCCGAAGCGCGCCTGCTGCCCTTCGTCGACGACCGCCTGCCCCCTGCCGGGCAGGACACTGGCATGAGGAGTAATCCCCAATGA
- the ccoP gene encoding cytochrome-c oxidase, cbb3-type subunit III, translating to MTTFWSTYICVLTIGSLIGLTWLLLSTRKGQSSNTTDQTMGHSFDGIEEYDNPLPKWWFWLFVGTLVFAVGYLILYPGLGNWKGVLPGYENGWTGVNEWQKEMDKADARFGPIFAKYAAMPVEEVAKDPQALKMGGRLFASNCSVCHGSDAKGAYGFPNLTDNDWRWGGEPETIKASIMNGRHGVMPAWAEVIGEQGVADVAAYVLTNLDGRSLPEGAKADVARGKEIFAGNCVACHGPEGNGTPAMGAPNLNHPQAFIYGSSFAQLQQTIRYGRQGQMPAQAEIQGNDKVHLLAAYVYSLSQGGMTETVTAK from the coding sequence ATGACTACCTTCTGGAGTACGTACATCTGCGTACTGACCATCGGCAGCCTGATCGGCCTGACCTGGCTGCTGCTGTCGACCCGCAAGGGCCAGAGCAGCAACACCACCGACCAGACCATGGGGCACAGCTTCGACGGCATCGAGGAGTACGACAATCCGCTGCCCAAGTGGTGGTTCTGGCTGTTCGTCGGCACCCTGGTGTTCGCCGTGGGCTACCTGATTCTCTACCCGGGCCTGGGCAACTGGAAGGGCGTTCTGCCCGGCTACGAGAACGGTTGGACCGGCGTGAACGAATGGCAGAAAGAAATGGACAAGGCCGACGCCCGGTTCGGCCCGATCTTCGCCAAGTACGCCGCCATGCCGGTCGAGGAAGTGGCCAAGGACCCGCAGGCCTTGAAGATGGGCGGCCGTCTGTTCGCTTCCAACTGCTCGGTGTGCCACGGCTCGGATGCCAAAGGCGCCTATGGTTTTCCCAACCTGACCGACAACGACTGGCGCTGGGGTGGCGAGCCCGAAACCATCAAGGCGTCGATCATGAATGGACGCCACGGCGTGATGCCGGCCTGGGCTGAGGTGATCGGCGAACAGGGCGTGGCGGATGTAGCCGCCTACGTGCTGACGAACCTCGATGGCCGCAGCCTGCCCGAAGGGGCCAAGGCTGATGTGGCCAGGGGCAAGGAGATTTTCGCCGGCAACTGCGTGGCCTGCCACGGGCCCGAGGGCAATGGCACCCCGGCCATGGGCGCGCCAAACTTGAACCATCCGCAAGCGTTCATCTACGGTTCGAGCTTTGCCCAGCTGCAGCAGACCATTCGCTATGGCCGCCAAGGGCAGATGCCCGCCCAGGCGGAAATTCAGGGCAATGACAAGGTGCATCTGCTGGCCGCTTATGTGTACAGCCTTTCACAGGGTGGTATGACTGAAACCGTGACTGCCAAGTAA
- the ccoN gene encoding cytochrome-c oxidase, cbb3-type subunit I: MSTAISPTAYNYKVVRQFAIMTVVWGILGMGLGVFIASQLVWPQLNLDLPWTSFGRLRPLHTNLVIFAFGGCALFGTSYYVVQRTCQTRLISDSMAAFTFWGWQAVIVGALITLPMGYTTTKEYAELEWPLAILLAIVWVTYGLVFFGTIVKRKTKHIYVGNWFYGAFIVVTAMLHIVNHVSLPVSLFKSYSAYSGATDAMIQWWYGHNAVGFFLTTGFLGMMYYFVPKQAERPIYSYRLSIVHFWALITLYIWAGPHHLHYTALPDWAQSLGMVMSIILLAPSWGGMINGMMTLSGAWHKLRTDPILRFLVVSLAFYGMSTFEGPMMAIKTVNSLSHYTDWTIGHVHAGALGWVAMISIGAVYHMIPRLYGREQMHSVGLINAHFWLATIGTVLYIASMWVNGITQGLMWRAINDDGTLTYSFVEALQASHPGYIVRALGGAFFASGMLLMAYNVLRTVRAANPAEADEAAKIVVVGAH; encoded by the coding sequence ATGAGCACAGCAATCAGTCCGACTGCTTATAACTATAAGGTCGTCCGCCAGTTCGCCATCATGACGGTGGTCTGGGGGATCCTTGGCATGGGCCTGGGCGTTTTCATCGCCTCGCAGCTGGTGTGGCCGCAACTGAACCTGGACCTGCCCTGGACCAGCTTCGGCCGCCTGCGCCCCTTGCACACCAACCTGGTTATCTTCGCCTTCGGCGGCTGTGCGTTGTTCGGCACCAGCTACTACGTGGTGCAGCGAACCTGCCAGACCCGGCTGATCTCCGACAGCATGGCCGCCTTCACCTTCTGGGGTTGGCAGGCCGTCATCGTCGGCGCGCTGATCACTTTGCCGATGGGCTACACCACCACCAAGGAATACGCCGAGCTCGAGTGGCCACTGGCGATCCTGCTGGCCATCGTCTGGGTCACCTATGGGCTGGTGTTCTTCGGCACCATCGTCAAGCGCAAGACCAAGCACATCTACGTCGGCAACTGGTTCTATGGCGCCTTCATCGTGGTTACCGCGATGCTGCACATCGTCAACCACGTCTCGCTGCCGGTGAGCCTGTTCAAGTCGTACTCGGCCTACTCCGGCGCCACCGACGCCATGATCCAGTGGTGGTACGGCCATAACGCCGTGGGCTTCTTCCTCACCACCGGCTTTCTGGGGATGATGTACTACTTCGTGCCCAAGCAGGCCGAGCGGCCGATCTACTCGTATCGCCTGTCGATCGTCCACTTCTGGGCGCTGATCACCCTGTACATCTGGGCAGGCCCGCACCACCTGCACTACACCGCGCTGCCCGACTGGGCGCAATCGCTGGGCATGGTGATGTCGATCATCCTCCTGGCACCGAGCTGGGGCGGCATGATCAACGGCATGATGACCCTGTCCGGCGCCTGGCACAAACTGCGCACCGACCCGATCCTGCGCTTCCTCGTGGTATCCCTGGCGTTCTACGGCATGTCCACCTTCGAAGGCCCGATGATGGCCATCAAGACCGTGAACTCGCTGTCGCACTACACTGACTGGACCATCGGCCACGTACATGCCGGCGCGCTCGGCTGGGTGGCGATGATCTCGATCGGCGCCGTGTACCACATGATCCCGCGCCTGTATGGCCGTGAACAGATGCACAGCGTGGGCCTGATCAACGCGCACTTCTGGCTGGCGACCATCGGCACCGTGCTGTACATCGCCTCGATGTGGGTCAACGGCATCACCCAAGGCCTGATGTGGCGCGCCATCAACGATGACGGCACGCTGACCTACTCCTTCGTCGAAGCGTTGCAGGCCAGCCACCCGGGCTACATCGTCCGCGCACTGGGCGGTGCGTTCTTCGCCTCCGGCATGCTGCTGATGGCTTACAACGTGCTGCGTACCGTACGCGCCGCCAACCCGGCAGAAGCGGATGAAGCCGCCAAGATCGTCGTTGTGGGAGCCCACTGA
- the ccoO gene encoding cytochrome-c oxidase, cbb3-type subunit II, translating to MKHEAVEKNIGLLAFFMVIAVSVGGLTQIVPLFFQDVTNKPVEGMKPRTALEVEGRDIYIREGCVGCHSQMIRPFRAETERYGHYSVAGESVWDHPFLWGSKRTGPDLARVGGRYSDDWHRAHLYNPRNVVPESKMPAYPWLVENTLDGKDTAKKLEVLRTLGTPYTDADIAGARDAVKGKTEMDALVAYLQGLGTIIKSKR from the coding sequence ATGAAGCATGAAGCTGTCGAGAAGAACATCGGCCTGCTGGCCTTCTTCATGGTCATCGCCGTGAGCGTCGGTGGCCTCACCCAGATCGTCCCGCTGTTCTTCCAGGACGTCACCAACAAACCCGTCGAAGGCATGAAGCCGCGCACCGCGCTGGAAGTCGAAGGCCGCGACATCTACATCCGCGAAGGTTGCGTAGGCTGCCACTCGCAGATGATCCGCCCGTTCCGCGCCGAAACCGAGCGCTACGGCCACTACTCGGTGGCCGGTGAAAGCGTGTGGGACCACCCGTTCCTGTGGGGCTCCAAGCGCACTGGCCCGGACCTGGCCCGCGTCGGTGGCCGCTACTCCGATGACTGGCACCGCGCACACCTGTACAACCCGCGCAACGTAGTGCCGGAGTCGAAAATGCCGGCCTACCCGTGGCTGGTGGAGAACACGCTCGACGGCAAAGACACCGCGAAGAAGCTGGAAGTGCTGCGTACCCTTGGCACGCCGTACACCGATGCCGACATCGCCGGTGCCCGCGACGCGGTCAAGGGCAAGACCGAAATGGACGCACTGGTCGCGTACCTGCAGGGTCTTGGCACCATCATCAAAAGCAAACGGTGA
- a CDS encoding CcoQ/FixQ family Cbb3-type cytochrome c oxidase assembly chaperone, giving the protein MDIGMIRGLGTVVVMVAFVGLALWVFNPRRKQEFDEATQLPFADDPEAKTHVEQAQAKASGSKQQ; this is encoded by the coding sequence ATGGATATCGGGATGATTCGCGGCCTGGGCACCGTCGTGGTGATGGTGGCCTTCGTGGGCCTGGCGCTGTGGGTGTTCAACCCACGGCGCAAGCAGGAGTTCGACGAGGCGACCCAACTGCCGTTCGCCGATGACCCCGAGGCCAAAACGCACGTCGAGCAAGCGCAAGCAAAAGCTTCTGGGAGCAAACAACAATGA
- the ccoP gene encoding cytochrome-c oxidase, cbb3-type subunit III, with amino-acid sequence MTTFWSLYVTVLTLGTIFALTWLLLSTRKGQREEVTDETVGHAFDGIEEYDNPLPKWWFWLFVGTIIFALGYLVLYPGLGNWKGVLPGYSYLDNDKQTEFTNGQPGWTGVHEWEKEMAKADARFGPIFAKYAAMPIEEVAKQPQALKMGARLFASNCSVCHGSDAKGAYGFPNLTDNDWRWGGEPETIKATIMGGRHGVMPAWAQVIGEQGVADVSAFVISKLDGRSLPEGAKADVENGQKIFAANCVACHGPEGKGTPAMGAPNLTHPQAFIYGSSFAQLQQTIRYGRQGQMPAQEQLQGNDKVHLLAAYVYSLSHQGQEPEKAE; translated from the coding sequence ATGACAACCTTCTGGAGTCTGTACGTCACCGTCCTGACCCTGGGCACCATCTTCGCGTTGACCTGGCTGCTGCTGTCGACCCGCAAGGGCCAGCGCGAAGAGGTCACCGACGAAACCGTCGGGCATGCCTTCGATGGCATCGAGGAATACGACAACCCGCTGCCCAAATGGTGGTTCTGGCTGTTCGTCGGCACCATCATCTTTGCCCTCGGCTACCTGGTGCTGTACCCGGGCCTGGGCAACTGGAAAGGCGTGCTGCCAGGGTATTCGTACCTGGATAACGACAAGCAGACCGAGTTCACCAACGGTCAGCCCGGCTGGACCGGCGTACACGAGTGGGAGAAGGAAATGGCCAAGGCCGATGCCCGCTTCGGGCCGATCTTCGCCAAGTACGCGGCCATGCCTATCGAGGAAGTGGCCAAGCAGCCGCAAGCACTGAAGATGGGTGCGCGGCTGTTCGCTTCCAACTGCTCGGTGTGCCACGGCTCCGACGCCAAGGGCGCCTATGGCTTCCCCAACCTCACCGACAACGACTGGCGTTGGGGTGGCGAGCCGGAGACCATCAAGGCCACCATCATGGGCGGCCGCCATGGCGTGATGCCGGCATGGGCGCAAGTGATTGGCGAACAAGGTGTGGCCGACGTTTCAGCCTTCGTGATCAGCAAGCTCGATGGCCGCAGCCTGCCCGAGGGGGCCAAGGCCGATGTCGAGAACGGGCAGAAGATCTTCGCCGCCAATTGCGTGGCGTGCCATGGCCCTGAAGGCAAGGGCACACCCGCCATGGGCGCGCCGAACCTGACCCACCCGCAGGCATTCATCTACGGTTCGAGCTTCGCTCAATTGCAACAGACCATCCGTTATGGCCGCCAGGGCCAGATGCCGGCGCAGGAGCAACTGCAAGGCAATGACAAAGTGCACCTGCTGGCGGCTTATGTGTACAGCCTGTCGCATCAAGGGCAGGAGCCTGAAAAGGCCGAGTGA
- the ccoG gene encoding cytochrome c oxidase accessory protein CcoG — MSKHIPVHDVTPPASKGKDSVDLYASREKIYTRAFTGLFRRLRMVGGAALFILYFGTVWLNWGGHQAVWWNLPERKFYIFGTTIWPQDFILLSGILIVAAFGLFFVTVYAGRVWCGYTCPQSVWTWIFMWCEKVTEGDRNQRMKLDRAPMSANKFVRKFTKHSLWLLIGFVTGMTFVGYFSPIRELVIEFFTGQADGWAYFWVGFFTLATYGNAGWLREQVCVYMCPYARFQSVMFDKDTLIVSYDPRRGETRGPRKKDTDYKAQGLGDCIDCTMCVQVCPTGIDIRDGLQIECIGCAACIDACDSIMDKMNYPKGLISYTTEHNLSGQKTHMLRPRLIGYALVLLVMIGALATAFATRSLVGFDVSKDRVLYRENAQGRIENVYSLKVMNKDQRDHVYVLDAAGLPDLRLEGQREIRVAAGDIVSLPVQLSVAPEKLPSTTNEITFTLKSADDSAAEVEAKSRFIGPQIR, encoded by the coding sequence ATGAGCAAGCACATTCCGGTACATGACGTCACCCCGCCTGCCAGCAAAGGGAAGGATTCCGTCGACCTCTACGCCTCTCGCGAGAAAATCTACACCCGCGCCTTCACCGGCCTGTTCCGCAGGTTGCGGATGGTCGGCGGGGCAGCGCTGTTCATTCTGTACTTCGGCACGGTGTGGCTGAACTGGGGCGGGCATCAGGCGGTATGGTGGAACCTGCCTGAGCGCAAGTTCTACATCTTCGGCACCACCATCTGGCCGCAAGACTTCATCCTGCTCTCGGGCATCCTGATAGTCGCCGCCTTTGGCCTGTTCTTCGTCACCGTGTACGCCGGCCGCGTGTGGTGCGGCTACACCTGCCCGCAAAGCGTGTGGACATGGATCTTCATGTGGTGCGAAAAGGTCACCGAAGGCGACCGCAACCAGCGTATGAAGCTCGACCGGGCCCCGATGAGTGCCAACAAGTTCGTGCGCAAATTCACCAAGCACAGCCTGTGGCTGCTGATCGGTTTCGTCACCGGCATGACCTTCGTCGGCTACTTCTCGCCGATTCGCGAACTGGTCATCGAGTTCTTCACCGGCCAGGCCGATGGCTGGGCCTACTTCTGGGTCGGCTTCTTCACCCTGGCCACCTACGGCAACGCCGGCTGGCTGCGCGAGCAGGTGTGCGTGTACATGTGCCCCTACGCCCGCTTCCAGAGCGTGATGTTCGACAAGGACACACTGATCGTCTCCTACGACCCGCGCCGCGGCGAAACCCGCGGCCCGCGCAAGAAGGACACGGACTACAAGGCCCAGGGCCTGGGCGACTGCATCGACTGCACCATGTGCGTACAGGTCTGCCCTACCGGCATCGACATCCGCGATGGGTTGCAGATCGAGTGCATCGGCTGCGCTGCCTGCATCGACGCGTGCGACAGCATCATGGACAAGATGAACTACCCCAAAGGCCTGATCAGCTATACCACCGAGCACAACCTGTCGGGGCAGAAAACCCACATGCTGCGCCCAAGGCTGATCGGCTACGCGCTGGTACTGCTGGTGATGATCGGCGCCTTGGCCACCGCCTTCGCCACCCGCTCGCTGGTGGGCTTCGACGTCAGCAAGGACCGCGTGCTGTACCGCGAGAACGCCCAGGGCCGGATCGAGAACGTGTACAGCCTCAAGGTCATGAACAAGGACCAGCGTGACCACGTCTACGTGCTGGACGCTGCCGGCCTGCCTGACCTGCGGCTCGAAGGCCAGCGGGAAATCCGCGTGGCCGCCGGTGATATCGTCAGCCTGCCGGTGCAGTTGTCGGTCGCCCCTGAAAAACTGCCTTCGACCACCAACGAAATCACCTTCACCCTCAAAAGCGCCGATGACAGCGCTGCCGAGGTCGAAGCCAAGAGCCGCTTCATCGGCCCACAGATCCGCTGA
- a CDS encoding FixH family protein has protein sequence MPAATATSPWYKHLWPWIIIGILTTSVCLSLTMVSIAVNNPDNLVNDNYYEAGKGINRSLDRELLAHNLGLQASVHLDELTGEVDLRLTGSSDPKRLELNLISPTQPEKDRKVLLSRVEAGRYVGQLEDKVDGRRFVELLGSENGQVWRLFEEEKVAHGVTLQLGDEAIQGAEHL, from the coding sequence ATGCCTGCCGCCACCGCCACCAGCCCTTGGTACAAGCACCTCTGGCCCTGGATCATCATCGGCATCCTCACCACCTCGGTGTGCCTGAGCCTGACCATGGTCAGCATCGCCGTGAACAACCCGGACAACCTGGTCAACGACAACTACTACGAAGCCGGCAAAGGCATCAACCGCTCGCTGGACCGTGAATTGCTGGCGCACAACCTGGGTTTGCAGGCCAGCGTGCACCTGGACGAACTGACGGGCGAAGTGGACCTGCGCCTGACCGGTAGCAGCGACCCGAAGCGCCTGGAGCTGAACCTGATTTCCCCCACCCAGCCAGAGAAGGACCGCAAGGTGCTGCTGAGCCGGGTCGAGGCGGGGCGCTATGTGGGGCAGCTGGAGGACAAGGTCGACGGGCGCCGCTTCGTCGAACTGCTGGGTAGCGAAAACGGCCAGGTGTGGCGCTTGTTCGAGGAGGAAAAGGTGGCGCACGGTGTGACCTTGCAGCTGGGTGATGAAGCAATCCAGGGCGCTGAACACCTGTAG